One Solidesulfovibrio sp. genomic window, CAGCTCGTCGCTTGGCCGTTCGATGACCACCACCAGGTCCGGCGAGCCCTCCCAGGGCAGGACCGTGGCGTCGGGGCGGCGCGACAGGGCGTCCTTGACGCCGGCGAGGCCGTCCTTGCTCGTTTGCACGATGAAACTGGCCACGGCCATGGGGATATCCTCCGTTGGGGCGGCCTCAGGCCGCCATGGCGGCCGGAAGCGCGGACGGGCCGCCGCCTTGGCGCATGTCCGCGATGAGCGTTTCCAGGATGCCGGCCTGGTCCGTCAGCTCGCCAAGGACCCTTTCCGAGCGCGCCATGGCTTCGGAGGTCTCGGCGGCGATCCGGTTGATGGCCGCGAGGCTGTGATGGATCGTTTCGCTCGCGGCGGACTGCTGCTCCGAGGCGGTGGCGATGGAGCGCACCTGGTCGGTGGTGGCCTCGGCCAGGGAGACGATTTCGCGAAGGGACGCGCCGGAATGGCCGGCCAGGCCGGTGACCGCCTCGATGGTCGTGGCGGAGCGTTCCACATGGTCGATATTCTTCTTGGTCCCGGCCTGGATGCCCCGGATGGCCGCGCCCACTTCCTTGGTGGCGGTCATGGTCTTTTCGGCGAGCTTTCGCACCTCGTCGGCGACCACGGCGAAGCCCCGGCCGGCCTCGCCGGCCCTGGCCGCCTCGATGGCGGCGTTGAGCGCCAGGAGGTTGGTCTGGTCGGCGATGTCGGAGATGACGTCGAGGATCTGGCCGATGCCCTGGGCCTGGCTGCCGAGCGTTCCCATGTCGCTCTTCATTTCCTGGGACTGGCGCTGGACCTGGCCGATGCCGGACACGACCTCGCCCACGGCCCGCGCGCCGTCCGAGGCCCTGGCCCGGGCCTGCTCGGCGGTTTGGACGGCGCTGGCGGCGTTGGCGGCGACCTCGAGCACGGTGGCGTTCATCTGCTCCATGGCCGTGGCCGTTTCGCCGATGCGCCGGGCCTGGCCCTCGGCCCCCCGGCCCGACAGGTCGATCTGCTCGGCCAGCTGGGCCAGGGCGGCGGCCATTTTTTCCGCCACGGACCGGATCCTGTCGGCGGCGTGGGCCAGGCTTTCCGCCCGCGCCTCGGCCTCCCGGCCGGCGGCCTCGGCGGACAGGCGGCACGTTTCCGCCGCCTCCCCCCGCTCCTGGGCCAGGGCGAACTGGTCGCGCGCCTTGTCGATCTGCTCCGTAAGCCGCCCGACCATGGCCCGCAGGGCCACGGCCAGGCCGCCGATCTCGTCGGTCTGGTCCACGTCCAGGCTGGCGTCCAGGTTGCCCCGGCTGACCTTCTCGGCGAAGTCGAGGGTGCGGCGCAGCGGCCGGGCCACGGCGAGGCAGATCCGCCGGCCGATGGTCGCGGTGACCAGGGCGATGAGCACGGCGCTGGCGCCCATGACGAGCAGGGAGCGCCTGGCGTTTTGCAGCAGGGCGGCGACCTGCCCGCCGGTGGCCTCGTCCCAGGCCTGTTCCACCTGCATCATGAGGTCGATGCGCCTGGTCGCGGCGGCGAACCAGGCGGCCGGGTCCACGTCCAGGCGCGGCTTGTCCGAGTTGGCGAAGGCGAGTTCGCGAAAGCGCTCCACCTCGGCGTCGGCGTGCTTGAGCTTGTCGTCAAGCAGCGCCCGGGCCTGCTGGCCGCCCATGTCGGCAAACGAGCGCAGGTAGGTGTCCTGGGCGCTCACCCGCACGAGCCAGTCCCGGTAGAGCTGCTTGCTGAACGTGCCGGCGGCGAAGGCGCCGTTTAGGCTGGCGCGCTCCTGGCCGGCGATCTCCTTGCCGCGCATGAGCTGGAGGATCGAGGCGCACGGCAGGCTCATGCCCGTGCCGCTGGCCAGGGCCATGCCCTGGGAAACGCCGTCGAGCATGCTGGCGATGCAGGCGTTGTAGCTGGCGATGACCTTGAGGGCGTCGAAGCGCAGTTCGGCCACGGCCGCCCGGGTGGCGGCCAGCTCGCCGA contains:
- a CDS encoding chaperone NapD; translation: MAVASFIVQTSKDGLAGVKDALSRRPDATVLPWEGSPDLVVVIERPSDELPAVERAIRTTPGVVAVAAAYLSLEDEMARPETPRERA
- a CDS encoding nitrate- and nitrite sensing domain-containing protein, whose amino-acid sequence is MLANLKMSSKLGLLLALPMAAFLFYAATESYGRWQALRRLTQTERLLRVTQSIGELVHELQKERGLSSGYVSSQGARFRQELEAQKTLGDAARARLEAVMRAVDGQADARFQTLFAPMLARLGELAATRAAVAELRFDALKVIASYNACIASMLDGVSQGMALASGTGMSLPCASILQLMRGKEIAGQERASLNGAFAAGTFSKQLYRDWLVRVSAQDTYLRSFADMGGQQARALLDDKLKHADAEVERFRELAFANSDKPRLDVDPAAWFAAATRRIDLMMQVEQAWDEATGGQVAALLQNARRSLLVMGASAVLIALVTATIGRRICLAVARPLRRTLDFAEKVSRGNLDASLDVDQTDEIGGLAVALRAMVGRLTEQIDKARDQFALAQERGEAAETCRLSAEAAGREAEARAESLAHAADRIRSVAEKMAAALAQLAEQIDLSGRGAEGQARRIGETATAMEQMNATVLEVAANAASAVQTAEQARARASDGARAVGEVVSGIGQVQRQSQEMKSDMGTLGSQAQGIGQILDVISDIADQTNLLALNAAIEAARAGEAGRGFAVVADEVRKLAEKTMTATKEVGAAIRGIQAGTKKNIDHVERSATTIEAVTGLAGHSGASLREIVSLAEATTDQVRSIATASEQQSAASETIHHSLAAINRIAAETSEAMARSERVLGELTDQAGILETLIADMRQGGGPSALPAAMAA